One genomic region from Proteus vulgaris encodes:
- a CDS encoding citrate synthase produces MADNKAKLTIAETSVDLDVLSPTLGSKVIDIRTLGSKGYYTYDPGFTSTASCESKITFIDGDNGILLHRGFPIGQLATESTYLEVCYILLYGEAPTQEQYDKFKTTVTRHTMIHEQITRLFNGFRRDSHPMAVLCGVTGALAAFYHDALDVSNPVHRDITAYRLLSKMPTVAAMCYKYSIGQPFVYPRNDLSYAGNFLHMMFATPCEEYVVNPVLERAMDRIFILHADHEQNASTSTVRTAGSSGANPFACIAAGIASLWGPAHGGANEACLRMLEEIKTVEHIPEFIKRAKDKNDSFRLMGFGHRVYKNYDPRATVMRETCHEVLKELNLNDSLLEVAMELERIALNDPYFIEKKLYPNVDFYSGIILKALGIPSNMFTVIFAIARTIGWIAHWNEMHEDGLKIARPRQLYTGYDERDFKSEIKKK; encoded by the coding sequence ATGGCTGATAACAAAGCTAAGCTAACGATTGCTGAAACATCTGTAGACTTGGACGTTCTATCCCCTACACTCGGTTCCAAAGTTATTGATATTCGTACTCTCGGCTCCAAAGGTTATTACACCTATGATCCCGGCTTTACCTCAACCGCCTCTTGTGAGTCAAAAATCACTTTTATTGATGGTGATAACGGTATCTTACTTCACCGTGGTTTCCCTATCGGGCAATTAGCGACTGAATCAACATACTTGGAAGTCTGTTATATCCTGCTGTACGGTGAAGCACCGACACAGGAGCAATACGATAAATTTAAAACCACAGTAACTCGTCACACCATGATCCATGAACAAATTACTCGACTGTTCAATGGCTTCCGTCGTGACTCGCACCCAATGGCAGTACTGTGTGGTGTTACAGGGGCTTTAGCTGCGTTCTATCACGATGCATTGGATGTTAGTAATCCAGTTCACCGCGATATCACGGCTTATCGCCTACTATCAAAAATGCCAACAGTGGCAGCGATGTGTTACAAATACTCGATTGGTCAACCTTTCGTTTATCCAAGAAATGACCTCTCCTATGCTGGTAACTTCTTGCATATGATGTTTGCAACACCATGCGAAGAGTATGTCGTTAACCCAGTACTTGAACGCGCAATGGATAGAATTTTCATCCTTCACGCCGATCACGAGCAAAATGCGTCAACCTCAACTGTACGTACTGCGGGCTCTTCTGGTGCAAATCCATTTGCCTGTATCGCGGCGGGTATCGCGTCACTATGGGGACCTGCTCACGGTGGTGCTAACGAAGCTTGTCTGCGTATGCTGGAAGAGATCAAAACGGTTGAACACATTCCTGAATTTATTAAACGCGCAAAAGATAAAAATGACTCCTTCCGTTTAATGGGCTTTGGTCACCGTGTTTACAAAAACTACGACCCTCGTGCAACAGTAATGCGTGAAACCTGTCATGAAGTGTTAAAAGAATTAAACCTCAATGACAGCTTGCTTGAAGTGGCAATGGAATTAGAACGTATTGCTCTAAACGACCCGTATTTTATTGAGAAAAAACTGTACCCTAACGTTGACTTCTACTCTGGTATTATCCTGAAAGCGTTAGGTATTCCATCCAATATGTTTACTGTTATTTTTGCTATTGCACGTACAATTGGCTGGATCGCTCACTGGAATGAAATGCATGAAGATGGTCTAAAAATTGCGCGTCCTCGTCAGCTTTATACCGGTTATGATGAGCGCGATTTCAAAAGTGAAATTAAAAAGAAATAA
- the sdhC gene encoding succinate dehydrogenase cytochrome b556 subunit has protein sequence MVKKQRPVNLDLQTIQFPLPAIASILHRVSGVIMLVAVGILLWLLGTSLSSPEGFQQAAEIMTGFFAKFILWGILTALAYHICGGIRHMLMDFGFIDETLIVGRNSAAASMVITVILSILAGVLVW, from the coding sequence ATTGTGAAAAAACAAAGACCTGTCAATCTGGATTTACAGACGATACAGTTTCCACTCCCTGCTATCGCATCGATCTTGCATCGTGTCTCTGGGGTTATCATGTTAGTCGCAGTTGGCATCTTACTGTGGTTACTTGGCACCTCTCTCTCCTCTCCTGAAGGATTTCAGCAAGCTGCTGAAATTATGACTGGCTTCTTCGCGAAATTTATTTTGTGGGGCATCCTAACGGCATTGGCGTATCACATTTGTGGTGGTATTCGTCATATGTTAATGGACTTCGGCTTTATTGATGAAACCTTGATTGTAGGTCGCAATTCAGCGGCTGCATCAATGGTTATTACCGTTATTTTATCAATATTGGCGGGGGTATTAGTATGGTAA